A genome region from Panicum virgatum strain AP13 chromosome 4K, P.virgatum_v5, whole genome shotgun sequence includes the following:
- the LOC120703616 gene encoding O-fucosyltransferase 6-like isoform X3 → MGQPRRRGNPHGHHLRCPRRIALPAAALALLFLAVTLLAASFLFAPPLADLRPGLAASSTSRRFLRRSPTNGSAGELMGSESGGPFIVPTHGWIRQDDLWRSKLASNFYGCSNCSSKFPDSSITTQPDRFLIVVTSGGLNQQRTGAPIPWNSAVAKSSSPP, encoded by the exons atgggccagccgcggcggcgcggcaaccCGCACGGCCACCACCTCCGGTGCCCGCGCCGCATTGCGCTGCCGGCGGCCGCGCTGGCCCTGCTCTTCCTCGCCGTCACGCTCCTCGCGGCCTCATTCCtcttcgcgccgccgctcgcggacCTCCGCcccggcctcgccgcctcctccacctcccgcCGGTTCCTCCGCCGCTCCCCG ACGAACGGCTCCGCCGGCGAATTGATGGGCTCCGAGAGCGGCGGGCCGTTCATTGTTCCG ACACACGGATGGATTCGGCAGGATGATCTTTGGCGCTCAAAGCTTGCTAGCAACTTCTATGGATGCAGCAACTGTAGCAGTAAATTTCCTG ATTCCAGCATTACTACACAACCGGATCGATTCCTAATTGTTGTTACAAGTGGAGGCCTCAATCAGCAGAGAACAGGG